One Choloepus didactylus isolate mChoDid1 chromosome 16, mChoDid1.pri, whole genome shotgun sequence DNA window includes the following coding sequences:
- the LOC119511424 gene encoding olfactory receptor 8J3-like, giving the protein MALENFTCVTEFILIGVSECPELQIPLFLVFLVIYGLTVAGNLGIITLTSVDPRLQTPMYFFLQHLAIINLGNSTIIAPKMLINFLVKKKTTSYYECATQLGGFLLFIVAEIFMLAVMAYDRYVAICNPLLYMVVVSRRICLLLVSLTYFYSFSTATVVSSCVFSVSYCSSNIINHFYCDNVPLLAISCSDTYFPETVVFIASSTNLLFSITIVLVSYLNIVLSILRMHSSEGRKKAISTCTSHMMAVTVFYGTLLFMYLQPQTNHSLDTDKIASVFYTLVIPMLNPLIYSLRNKDVKAALKRLLKKPCSSFKSMSF; this is encoded by the coding sequence ATGGCCCTTGAAAACTTCACCTGTGTGACTGAGTTTAtcctcattggtgtctcagagtGCCCAGAGCTCCAGATTCCCCTCTTCCTGGTCTTCCTGGTGATCTATGGGCTGACAGTGGCAGGGAACCTGGGCATCATCACCCTCACCAGTGTTGATCCTAGACTTCAAacccccatgtattttttcctccaaCATTTAGCTATCATCAATCTTGGCAATTCTACCATAATTGCCCCTAAAATGCTGATTAATTTCTTGGTAAAGAagaaaaccacctcctattaTGAATGTGCCACCCAACTGGGTGGTTTCCTGCTTTTCATTGTGGCTGAGATTTTCATGCTAGCTGTGATGgcttatgaccgctatgtggccatttgTAATCCCCTGCTCTACATGGTTGTGGTATCTCGACGGATCTGCCTTTTACTAGTATCTCTCACATACTTCTATAGCTTTTCTACAGCTACTGTGGTTTCATCTTGTGTATTCTCTGTGTCTTATTGTTCTTCCAATATAATCAATCATTTTTACTGTGATAATGTTCCTCTGTTAGCCATATCCTGCTCTGATACTTATTTCCCAGAAACAGTAGTTTTTATTGCTTCATCTACTAATTTGCTTTTCTCCATTACCATAGTTTTAGTATCCTATCTCAACATTGTCTTGTCCATTCTAAGGATGCATTCatcagagggaaggaaaaaagccaTTTCCACCTGTACTTCACATATGATGGCAGTCACAGTTTTCTATGGGACACTGCTATTCATGTATTTGCAACCTCAAACAAACCATTCATTAGATACTGATAAAATAGCCTCAGTGTTTTATACCCTGGTCATACCCATGTTGAATC